In the Theobroma cacao cultivar B97-61/B2 chromosome 1, Criollo_cocoa_genome_V2, whole genome shotgun sequence genome, one interval contains:
- the LOC18612075 gene encoding putative pentatricopeptide repeat-containing protein At4g17915, whose protein sequence is MVRRLSTRLLNVCIASFCKAHKLEKAESVIIDGIRLGVLPDGVTYNILIDAYCRLVGIDAGYSVLHRMGEAGISPDVISYNSLIAGATRNCQISRSFNLFDEMIQRGIAPDIWSYNTLMHGFFKLGKPDEANRVFRDIILVEHLPCVATFNIMMNGLCKNGYTENAFMLFRNLQRHGFVPELMTYNILVSGLCKIGRLGLAMRIFKEIVESGHVPNAITYTPVLRCCFRKRKFEEGLELLSEMKSKGYTFDGFAYCTVTGALIKIGKMKEATEFMVEMMRTGIELDIVSYNTLINMYCKDNKLEEAYKLLDDIEKKGLECDKYTHTIMIDALCKAGNIEGAARHLKYMSTMGFDSNLAAYNCFIDGLCKVGQIDNAMKVFKSMEVRDSFTYSSLVHNLCRAGRYRSASKLLLSCLRSGMKILKSAQRAVLSGLRYSGFPGEGRKVQSKIRIARILNY, encoded by the coding sequence atggttCGTAGATTGTCAACTAGATTATTGAACGTTTGCATTGCTTCATTTTGTAAAGCCCATAAATTGGAGAAAGCCGAATCGGTTATTATTGATGGTATAAGATTGGGAGTGCTCCCTGATGGCGTAACTTACAACATTCTTATTGATGCATACTGTCGTTTAGTTGGAATCGATGCTGGTTACTCTGTTCTTCATAGAATGGGAGAAGCTGGGATTTCCCCAGATGTTATTTCTTACAATTCTTTGATAGCTGGCGCCACTAGGAATTGCCAAATATCTCGGTCTTTTAATctgtttgatgaaatgattcAAAGAGGTATTGCTCCTGATATTTGGAGTTACAATACTTTGATGCACGGCTTCTTCAAGTTAGGAAAACCAGATGAGGCCAATAGGGTTTTCCGGGATATAATACTTGTTGAGCATTTGCCTTGTGTCGCTACTTTTAACATTATGATGAATGGTCTTTGTAAGAATGGGTATACCGAGAATGCTTTTATGTTGTTTAGGAATTTACAGCGTCATGGATTTGTGCCAGAGTTAATGACATACAACATTCTTGTTAGTGGATTATGCAAGATTGGTAGATTAGGGCTGGCAATGaggatttttaaagaaatagtAGAATCGGGTCATGTTCCAAATGCCATAACATACACTCCTGTACTGAGATGCTGTTTTAGGAAGAGGAAGTTTGAAGAAGGGCTCGAGTTATTGTCAGAAATGAAGAGTAAAGGGTATACGTTTGATGGTTTTGCTTACTGCACAGTTACTGGTGCTCTAATCAAGATAGGCAAGATGAAAGAGGCAACTGAATTCATGGTGGAGATGATGAGGACTGGTATTGAGCTTGATATAGTGTCTTATAACACCCTCATTAATATGTATTGTAAAGATAATAAGTTAGAAGAAGCCTATAAGTTGTTGGAtgatatagaaaaaaaagggttgGAATGTGACAAATATACACACACGATAATGATTGATGCATTGTGCAAGGCAGGTAATATTGAGGGGGCTGCACGACATCTGAAGTACATGAGTACGATGGGCTTCGATTCAAACTTGGCTGCCTATAATTGTTTTATTGATGGGTTGTGTAAAGTTGGTCAGATTGACAATGCAATGAAAGTCTTTAAATCAATGGAGGTAAGAGATTCTTTTACCTACTCCTCTTTGGTGCACAATCTTTGCAGAGCTGGAAGGTACCGCTCTGCATCCAAGCTTCTGCTATCTTGTTTGCGAAGTGGCATGAAAATACTGAAGTCTGCCCAACGGGCTGTCCTGTCTGGTCTTCGCTATTCTGGATTTCCTGGAGAGGGAAGAAAGGTTCAGTCCAAGATTCGTATAGCTCgaatattaaattattga